The region taaattgatagattttaagcttagaagtgaaaaaaatgagactaaattttgaaattaatttatggttttgtaCAATAGAGACTGAAATGCACAAATTtctaaattagtggtagaaataagAAATAGGGTGTCTGAATTGGGTTatagtgaaattgaattgaaaatatgagttctagattAAAAGTCATGTTAGTCcctaaaataaggactaaattgaataaaatgtaaaagatgCATAAATTTGCAATTGAGtgtgaatttgattatgtattgatgaatttttgtGTTTATGTTAATCCGTAGCTAACGTCGACCTGGATTCCTTAAAAAGGAAGAGTAAAGATAAAGCTGTCGACGAATAACTCGGACTTTacaatttgtatttctataatctgaactacTTCGATTTGTtgcattatgattttttttttgcatggtaAGATTGTAAGGTTAGTTGGTATTGATAAAACGAGTCGAATTGATTCGATTTGGATTGGTTgtttgtgataaggactaaattaaatagattgaaaatggtatattgttataaatgtgaaatttaatctATATTCTGATGAATCATGCAATCACAtatatgaaatgatgaattgtTGATGAGATTATGGTATAGATATTGAGAGGTTGGCTTATAAATGAAATTGGTAAATGGTTATCCCTATTAATTGTTCAAGTAGAGTctaatatagttggcatgccataggatgaAAAGAGTTCAGGGTTATTACGACTATGAGTCGAAGAGTGTTGGGCACACCTATTTTTCGGTTATATCGACTAGCGCTGGGCGTAACTTACTATTTTAGATTTATCTGataggcattgggtgccaaactagtgtgattggttggatctgtgtatccttTCAAGTCCAAGTCAGGTTAATaggaaattaaaatgtaaaatgggATAACCATATGAGATATAAATTGATATGATGATTGATAATGTTCACTGATATTGATAGCTCGAAAATTATAATAGAAATGTGACAACTAATGGTTGAGATATCAAATTCGATAtgaattgagttatgatattCTCTTTGTAAGTAAATATGATGAAATGACATGAATTTTTATGTGAATAGCATATGAACCTTATGATATTCAATTTATGTATTTATAGTAActtatattatgttataatattcggactatagaaatatcactgagttcgTACTCAACGTACGATTTTATTTTCCGTGCGCAAGTTAGATTTGATCGTGAACGTCTAACGATATCAGCATCCAGTTGTAATCTTGGACTCAACAAGTGGTGATGTTTCTTATATTTTAATGACATGTACCTAAGGgagttttatgtttatataatgcTATGTTTAGTGGATGATTAGGTATTTCAatatgttttatgtatatattaatgATAGATGATAAAGGTTTGAATCTTGTGAATATAAATGTGCGTGATGTGTTTAAAGGTGAAATGGATATAAAGCAAACTAGTAAGtagataaaataaattgaatgatattTAGTAGTGAAATGGTTGAGAAATGCATGTTAAATGGATAAGCAAATAACATGCCAATGTTTCCATAAATTGGTAAGAAAAATGTTTGATTATATGTTAGTTTATGAAAGATAGGTTAGTAGATTTGAAGTGAACTtataatatgatatgatatgatatgatatgatatgatatgatatgatatgatatgatatgatatgatatgatatgatatgatatttaacATTTGAGTAGAGTACAAAGTAAGAAAATGAGAATTCACAAGGGAAATTTTCTAAGACACCGAAATAAAGTGGAAGCAAATTcttaaatgaaaaagtaaaaattgaacagaaaagcaacaaaaaaaaacacatcAACTagttgagtaaatgctctcaaagcaTATTTAATAACTCTGAATGAGATGAATGTGATGGTTACAAATGAAGGGCAAtgactctatttatagttgagctcccctagATCAAACAATACAGATCAAATTACATCTATGGTTAAGATTAGTGCCCATCTACAAAATGAAAGTACTAAGGGATTTAAACTCCATACATCTTCATCCTTTAGGATTTACAATAATTACCCcagtaactctagttttactgaaATGTTTCATTGGGTCACCAAGGCTTTAAGTAGATGGACTTTTCTATGAGTTCCACGAATCAGGTTAATCCAAGTAAGTCAAATGAGCCCTATTTAATCAACTGATCTCCATGAGACGCTCTGTGTGCATTCATCATGGGCTTCAATCCGTGACTCATGACacttgggtgtagtttaccctattatttttctctaattaaattaactaatgatGAGATAAATCAAGAAGTTAAATCCTTTTATAACTCTTTTAGAAAGAAAGTATATTGTTTAATGATTATTGTTTAATCtttgtttatttctcaattgAAGAGTTTATATTCTATAAAAAGTCTCTTTTACTTGATTGATTCACACTATAAAAGGGGATCAACTCCAAGCAATTCAACACAAGTTCAAAAAGTTCAAAAAGTGCAAATATTGAAGTCTAAAGAGAAGATTTTGAATATTAGAAGTTCTCTTCAAAACGTAAAAAAAATCACTGAAGAaattgaagaactcaaagaattATGAAGAATGCCACATCAATTTTGAAAAAAGTTATTGTTTGATCATATTCAATCGATAGAAAAGTGACTAAATTCGTTTTTCATGAAGACCCTTGGGTTCAAACTCTCTTTAAACTCATTTTCAAGACCAAGTCTCGACGACCCTTAAAGCGAATTTCATTGAATCAAGATAAAGTCTTGAAGACCTTTGcattcaaatcaatcaaattatcAAGAAGCATATTTTCAAACCCGTTTTCAAGTTCAAGTCTAGATGACCCTTGAAGCAAATTACATCGATTCAAGATCAAGTCACGAAAATCCTTTGATCCAAATCAAATTATATTCTGAAGCAAATATATCTTTAAACTCAGTTTTAAGATCAAGTCTTAATAACCTTTTAAAGCTACTTGCATCTATCTAAGATAAAGTCTAGAGGAACCTTGAATTGAAGCTCCACCAAAAAGaagaattaaacgatttattcagaGATTgcaactaaaatttataaataaactaGTATTCTTTACCCATACGATGCACAGATTGATTTGGCTTATTAACAttataagtaaattttaaaatattttcataatcatttaaaaaaattagaattggTTTCAAAAACATGCTATAAAACTTGTAGTTATAGGGTAATACAATTTTAActtgtaattatatttttttgaaaatatcttgtaattatatttgattgatAGGTTAAGAAACATAAAACCGATAATAATTAATCAATAATGATATATTGTATTAGTTACATTTTTAAGTCTTTTATATATTGTGATTATCATATGATGTTCAATACTCATGTTGATTAATGAtgacattttttaaaaagtaattatagTTTTAATATATGATCTCATACATTAtcaataaagtaaatataattattattgattgataaGTTGTTTCATGTGTTAATACAAGACCTACtttaaatataactaaaaaaagaAACATTTTGAGATTCAAAGAACTAATACAGAACTCAATACTTTCATATATACTCCTATACCTTCTTTTATACTCGTGTTGATTAATGggaacaattttttaaaaagtaattataatGTCAATATACAATTTCATacattatcaataaaataaatataattttgacCTATTGATATGTCATTTCATGTGTTAATACATCAtcaataaagtaaatataattatcagtttaaaattgatatatttaaacgtcgcattaatgtaattatacaccatcattgaaaattgtaaacaaattctagttaaaaatgataaaaaatcatatttaaaacttaattttaaaaataaggccCACTTTAATTTTGGAACTAAAAGAACTAATTTAGAACTCGATGTTTCCATATATTTTCTCGTAccttcttttatattatatatatgacttCTTTTATTTGCTCCAAATTGTACGGATCTTATTTTTGActcaatatttatttatacactctcattgatttttttatataaatttttcgtaaatataatttttacatgattttttttatctattttagaaGGGTAAATGTACTTAAAAGTTCCCTCTATTATAAGAACTTGATCAAATTTGTCTCTCTactattaaatgaatcaatttagttCTTGTACTATAAAAGAGaatcaaataaggtcaaattggaataaatttaaaatttattgtttaacaatgttaatatttttaaagtttttatagttttgtaAATGAGAtcttttgtttgaaattgaatttcggtaaaaaaaattaatctttaaaatattttttatacaataaaaattaattttattacaatttaaacttatttaattttttaataatataaaaactaaatttatttatttaataataaataactaatttaattcaTTCCTAGAGGACCTCTCCAAACAATATTATATATGTGTTATAATctcgaaataattaaatttgtgtgAAAAGCGAGTGCAAAAGGTAAGCACTTGACACAAAATACTGTACATGAACAGCAGTAATCCGCCTCCCTTGTCTCTTGGGGGACCTACTATCCTCAGTAAGACAACCACTGAGGTTGTGAAACCTGACCCAATCTCATGTCACACAGTGAAAAGATTATTATAATaatacttatttttaaattatataattatgaaattaataatgtATCTTAAATATAATTAGGGTAAATTGCATCagtagtcattaaattattagtaaaattttattttagtcactgaattaaagaaattataatttggtcattaaattatttaaaaattttcatttaagtcactaggttgtTAAAAGAGatgttatatgaatttttttgttcGCACTGCAtgcaccaatcgaaagctctcttTCTATATTCTCTTTTACAATTcagtttttttcatgaaacaactttgaatgtcATGAATCTacgaacaaaaatttaaaaaacttttgtCTTTGATTTTCGACATTGATCGTTAGATCggcttggatctaaggtatgttcttgtACTCGTCAATGAGTATTGATCTACTGTACTGATCATCGGATTGTCGTTAATTTGGAGCTCGCtggtgaaatttaaaaaaagtaacattttaatgacttaaataaaaattttcgaataattcaataaccaaattatatttttttaattaaatgacgAAATGACTAATAATATAGTTTGCTcacaattattaataatatataaaatacaaaaccttctattaaaatgcatcaaacaatgcataaatgaaaagaaaatctGAACTACTACTTTTAGGCACTGACACATCCACATCCAAATGCTTCCACCTTcatcaatatatatgtatatatatctatcTAACTACTGTTGCAGAGCGTGTAAGCACGTGTAGTTAAGACCCCCCCTCCGGACCTCCCCCTCATTTCTAGCTCTCTGCCTCTCTTCCTCTCTCTCACCCTGCGCAAACGTGTAAAAAAGCAATCCGCACCCAACATATTCTCTCTTTATTTCTCACTCAGGTTACTACTTATCATGTCTTGGAAAAGAAACCCATCCTCTAGTCTTTTTCATTACATGAAACTTCAACCAACATGTGTGAAAAAAAACCACTTTTCCTAAGCTATTTCAGTTAGATGTTTTTGCTTCCCAGCTTTGCCTTCCCAAAGCTTTTCTTAGAAGGCTTGCATGTTTAGTGTTGGTCTTGGTGTAAGGTCATTATTAGAATTTCTAGCTAGGGCATGTTTGAGATCTTTACAGTGATAAAACCCAAGTTGCCTCATCTCTCAAAGGAGCTCGATTTAGGTTTTGTTATATATGGAGGACTTATACAGGCTTGATGATCGTACAGTCTCTTCTTCAAATGATAGTGCAAGGGTTAATAATAACTTAGCTGCAGCTGTTACCACCACTGGTTTTCACAGTCCAGTCCATCATTTACTTCAATTTGATCATCAAGCAGCTGATACAGACATGTATGATGTGATCAAGACCCAGATCGCCAATCACCCTCGTTATCCAGACCTAGTATCTGCTCACATAGAATGCCGAAAGGTggtttttgtgttttataatttttctcgTTCACTTTTGCTCATAGTTTAGTACTAACAAGCTTATATATAGGTTGGAGCACCGCCTCAGCTGGGTTCTCTTCTTGAAGAAATTGGCCGAGAGAACCACCACCCCACAAGTGGTTGCAGTGAAATAGGAGCTGATCCAGAACTTGACGACTTCATGGTACTTCAAAAGTCAAAagattccttttttttcttttctggaaAACACAAGTCCTcttaatgtaatattttaattatttttttgttgaaatttgaagGAATCATATTGTGAGGTTCTTCATAAGTACAAAGAAGAGTTATCAAAGCCGTTTGATGAAGCGACAACGTTCCTCAGCAACATTGAATCACAGCTAAGTAATCTCTGTAAAGGAGCAGTGACAAAAACTTTGGATTATGGCTCTGGTAAAGATTTTAAACTGCGGATTTTATTATCTCAAACTACTGTATATTTACAATCGGTAAAAAGGGTAAAGATGTTATTCTgcaaattatgaatattatttTCAATGAATGTGAAGAACTCTCTCTCTCTCCAGTCATTTAACTCTCCTCCTACTGTGCTGTGCttgtaaattaatatatgtatgtgtaatgAAATGTTGAAACTTTATCCTTAGGCCACATTTGGTTGAGCTAATTTCATATTTCTGGGATAATATAAACGTTAAGTCGGTAATTTTACATTCTTAATAGTTTAAAtttccaaaatatatattttcccaaaattttacaTTCTTAAGAATGTCGATATTTCAAAATGTAAAGTTAATCTCGATATCTGTTTTTATGTAATCTTACAATACTGTGAAGCCTTTTATAATTTTACTCTCATTTTTAATcactttgatttattttatttaaatcaaaactaaataataataagatacatttattattattaatccaGAAAAGTAACATTTTGTCTACTATATtacatttaatttgaaatattacaattataacacatttatcatttttattattattttgattaaatttggggTTCATGATCTATAGCAAATAAcatgtttttattaaatatatatattgctcCAACCTTTAATagttaagaataataataaataaattttataagaagAGTTTAGTAGTAATTTTATattctattaattaaataaacaaattctTTATTACaatcaaataaattaatgtaaCATATTTATACTAATTTAATAATCATGAACCAAAGTTAAGTtactatttatataattttattttgtccaGTTACCTATTACTTACTATGCTCGAATTTAATTGGGTTTCATAAATTAAGCTTTGAAGATGAGGACCGGATGTAAGATTAATCTGGGTTTGTTTAAGAAGACATTATTGTTTGTTGTAATTATAGctgtataaattttattattaattaatgtttaGTTAAATGATTGAACCCTGTCTGT is a window of Gossypium hirsutum isolate 1008001.06 chromosome D08, Gossypium_hirsutum_v2.1, whole genome shotgun sequence DNA encoding:
- the LOC107933765 gene encoding homeobox protein knotted-1-like 1, coding for MEDLYRLDDRTVSSSNDSARVNNNLAAAVTTTGFHSPVHHLLQFDHQAADTDMYDVIKTQIANHPRYPDLVSAHIECRKVGAPPQLGSLLEEIGRENHHPTSGCSEIGADPELDDFMESYCEVLHKYKEELSKPFDEATTFLSNIESQLSNLCKGAVTKTLDYGSDEACESSGWEAEAYESGQEDIKGMLMRKYSGYLCNLRKEFLKKRKKGKLPKDARMVLLHWWNNHYRWPYPTEEEKLKLSEITGLDQKQINNWFINQRKRHWKPSEDMKFSLMEGFAGNINGGPT